The DNA sequence TTTTGCGTTATGTcatacccccatggcagccattttgtattgtgccatgcctccatggcagccattttgtgattgatgaccatggcactttctcaaatttCCAGATGTGCCtactggccccaaaaggttgccaACCCCTGGATTAATTAATAAAGCAAATTTGGATTGACTAAAAATGTAAGCAAAATGGAGGAAAATGACTAGGATGGTGAAGGGTCTGGAAAGGAAGTCCCATGGGGAACAGCTGAAAGAGCTGGGTATGTTTAGGCTGGAGAAGATGAAAGGGAGGTCCTTCTTCTATCAGTCATCCTTCTTGCCCCCACAGGCCCCGTAAGCTGACTCTGAAAGGTTACAAGCAGTATTGGGTGATCTTCAAAGAGACCTCCATCTCCTACTACAAGAGCCCCAAGGAAGCTCTGGGGGAGCCTGTACAACAGCTCAGTCTTAAGGGTGAGTCTCAATTCTCGGCGTAAGGCAGCTTTATATGTTCAACCTCTCTGTTTCTAACACTGTTTCTGCCCCACTACAGGCTGTGAGGTGGTGCCGGATGTCAACATCTCTGGCCAGAAATTCTGTATCAAGCTCTTGGTACCTTCACCCGACGGGATGAGCGAAGTACACTTGCGCTGTGCAGATGTGAGTGGGGTGGGGGGCCTCTGAAAGTATTCTGCAACTGgattaacagtcaatccctcttcctagggaactctggaaaatgtagctctatgagggaaatagaggtcttctaacaactctcagcacccttcagagttcccaggattctttgggggaagtcatgactgtttaaagtggcatgatactgctttaaatgtatagtacagatggggtcttagtcatgtccattaattaattttaatgggtctattgTGAGTATGAtgaacactggatacaaccaaaTATGTAGTTGTTTAGAGCTTCAGGACATCTTAGACCCCCTACTTTTTTGAGTGCAAGGTCCCAgcatggtccctatgtctccagaatcctatgagctaatcaacatgaaaggggagtgtgttagccactgagaagagtcttctaacatgcttctttcctgctgattggagccaatcagagtgaaaggaggtgagtcagcccctgagaagactcttcttaataGCTAACACtatcccatttcatgctgattggcttctgtggatgtctgttgttttgggattaacaaggacctcattctcaatccagcagcaaagagAGGAGGGGAcatggttgtgactaacatgaatggatcctgcacttctgaatttgccacaacattgctgaatacaacccaagatgaaggagagtaaaaaaaaattaatgggaCCAAATCAAGCTTAAAAAGTGAAAATAATCTGTATCGTCTTTGTAAACTACTTTCAGCATTCTGAGAGAGAGGTGACAATTATAAAGCAGATCAATAAGCAGGCAGTTGACAGCCGGAATCTTACAATGTTCAGGAAAACCTGGTAAGAATACTTAAGCAAGAGTGCAAAGGCTTCTGGGGCAAAAATTAATCTGTTTTCCTCTAATATCCATGCCAATGACTCCTCTTAATagtctcttctctaggctaagcaGACCCAGCATTTTCAACTGTTTATTTGCTTAAaagaatttgtataccacttgatcttaaaaacctctaagcaatttacataaaataaaaatatatatttaaattattgATCAGTCAAAGATAAAAACGAGATTgaatccaatgttagttctactcagagtagacccattgaaattcatggacATGACCAGTTtagctccattaatttcagtgggtctactctgggtagaactcAGTTGAAGGCAATCCAAGTTAacctaaaaataaaatcagcagtttaaaatatgcattataaatagagatgtaaaattacatattaaaatgcgTGTCAGCTTTAcatatctgggtaggcttgccaaaacaGAAATGTTTAGCCAAAcacagtacagtgaaggtgcctgcctaattccAGGGTCTAGGTGCTGCCATGCTGAAAGATAGATTCCTCATAAGTGCTgaatgaacattatgtggcacttgtaaaagtgccagttctgcaggttGAAGCGGCTGAGCGGGCATATGTCGGCTGGGTAAGATCCTTCAATTAAACTggccccaagctgttaagggatatatacactaatagcaaaaccttgaacttggcttggtaacaaactggcagccagtgaagatctCTGAGAAGGGTTTTAGATGCTGAAAGAATCTCGCTCCTGTCAGCCTCGctcctgtcagcaatcatgctgcagcattctgcagcaACTGTAGTTTCTGGAGCAAGTGCAAAAGAAGCCCCACATAGCGCTTGCTTTTGAGATCCAGCACCACCATCCTCTAGACAGCCTtatatggggggggaggagttataGGAGTGGCTAGGGTAAATTCATTGTAAGGCAAAGTCTTCTCATgccaccttcctcctctccccaaccAGGAGCAGCAGTATGCCCGCTGGATGGCTGGTTGCAGGTTGGCAGCAAAAGGGAAGACAATGGCTGATGCATCCTACCAGGCAGAGGTGGagaatatcctgtccttcctgaaGCTGCAGCGGACCAACCCGGATGCGTCCCTTGCCCCGGAGGCGGAAGGTGCCCAGTGGCTCATGTCACCTCGCTATCAGAAGAAATTTAAGCCTAAGCAGGTACCTTCAGGCCATGCGGCCCCAACTCtaccaaattttatttttaatgtttttattgattttcattACTAACAGTACAACAAGATAGATTCTTATACAGTATAGCATTAGAAATATCACATACATGGACCCACACCAACTTTGGTAGGTGAAAAATTACAACAGAAGCCCCCAAAAACCTTACGAACCTGATGGCACGTGAAGTCTAAAAATGACATGTACGTGGTATTATAAAAGAATCACACACCTTAAAAGaaggaacaacaacaatcctGACAGCTGAGAAAGTAATGATACATAGGTTGTAAAACAACGAAAGACATTTAGCAGTTTATTGTTCAAAATTAGGAAACGTATGCGTTCCAAATTCTGGCATAATGGGAAGGTGGACTTTGGTTATGTTCCTCCTTTGACTcccacaaactttttttaaataatgtttttactgATTCTCATTACCAGCGGTACAACAAGATGGATAGCATTAGAAATATCACATACATGGACCCACGCCAACTTTGGCAGGTGAAAATTAAAACAGAAACCCCAAACACCCCATGAAgctcccttcagccatcaaatgcctgagtataCAGCCCTCGtaaagttgtccagaagggaaagtggccctcagaCAGAAAAATATTTTCCAACCCTGTAGTACACTTTCAGGGTTGTTTTTAAGCAAACACCAATGTGTATGAGTATGACCTGATAATTACTCTGGAGAAGAGGTGGAAAGAAACAGCTGCTAATTGGGCCAAAGGATGGACGGATGGACAGATGGATggacacacactcactcactcagtgtGTGCTAAGTGGTCCCTAATCAAGGTCTCTCCATTTGCAATGCCCACAGTTAACTCCTCGCATCCTGGAGGCCTATCAGAATGTGGCTCAGCTGTCGCTCCCCGATGCCAAGATGAAGTTTATCCAAGTTTGGCAGTCACTCCCTGATTTTGGCATCTCTTACTTCGCAGTCAGGTAAAGAACCAGCTGCGCTTCCTGAAAGCACTTGTGGGAACTAAAGTCTGCTTTCTTGAACTTGCTTTCATTTTTTCCCAGTGGAAGTTAAAAATTAGAGAGGGGAGCTATAATAATCCTGAGAGGGAATCATTCCCCCTTGTAGTTGCTCCCCACTCCTCATGATGCAAGCTTTAGCTCTTGAATCAGGTGCCCTCTCCAGGTTAGGATACTTAATTCTTGTACACGCAAACACGAATGCATAGTCTTCTTGTCTTTGTGTGCAGGTTCAAAGGCAGCCGGAAGGATGAAATCTTGGGCATTGCCAACAACCGCTTGATCCGTATTGACCTGGCTGTTGGAGATGTGGTGAAGACCTGGCGGTTCAGCAATATGCGCCAGTGGAATGTCAACTGGGATATCCGCCAGGTTAGTCAACGCTGTGGGTGGGGAGTGTGTGGAACTCGAGCTCTCTGCAGTTGCAATTGTCCCGATAAGTTACAGGCTCTTAAATGAGACTCCCCATTATTAACAAagctacatgtgtgtgtgttttgcattcATTTACCCGTAGTCCTGTACTGTGGCTCCCAAACGTTTTCCCCTacagaccacttaaaaattgctgacggtcttggcagatcacttaatgatatttctgcctgttgtagcaattgtaacgcactgtgctagatgctggttttgtttttttgcataTGGTTTCTAATTGTATTCtactgcttgttttatttcttatatttattgtattacaatttgcatcccatagaattcaaattgcagtacaataaaatacaatgtaagaaataaaagaagcgataaaactacaattaaaaatgaGTATGAGTATTTAATGTGGATATGCCATGGACCTCCTGAACAAAGCTCGCATCTGGTTTAGCATCAACTGCTAGACTGCAGATAAATTAATGCGAAACACTAGCAAGGGGCAGCTAACATGGTGCTgtctaggtgttgctggactcccaactccaatcatccctgaccgttggtttGCTGGCTGGAGATAATGGGAGTCCTGTAACATTTAGAGACAAAAGGACAAGCCCCTTATCTCTTTCCCCTTACATTTGTGGCCTAAAGCGAACCACCTTTTAAACTTGCCTGCTTACCAGTAgcatagcggcaaattcagaagttcagggtcccttcatgaaaagtcacagccacacaccctcctttTTTCTGGTGCtgagttaagaatgagatccttgttaatgccttctctcacaaccgatgtccctaggagcaaataagcatgaaagggaagggtgtTAGCTATTAAAAAGAGTCCTCTCGGTGTCTGAgtgacctcctttcactctccaggaaaggacaaagaagcatgttagaaggttcttctcagcggctcacacactccctttcatgatgattggctcgtaggatgctagagacatagggaccccgcTCCCAAAAGTGTAAGGGGAGTAAGAGCCCCCCGAGACCCCATATGAGTGCACCAGGCTACTTGCTTACCTTTATGAGATTAATATGCACCATAGGTGACCAGCCCAGGAGGCATTTACAAGTTCAGCTCCTTTGCTTCTTTCCCCAGGTGGCCATAGAGTTTGATGAGCATATCAATGTGGCCTTCAGCTGCATCTCTGCCGGCTGCAAGATCGTCCACGAGTACATTGGCGGGTATATCTTCCTCTCTACCCGCACAGCTGACAGGAGCCAGACGCTGGATGAAGAACTCTTCCACAAGCTGACAGGGG is a window from the Rhineura floridana isolate rRhiFlo1 chromosome 22, rRhiFlo1.hap2, whole genome shotgun sequence genome containing:
- the FERMT3 gene encoding fermitin family homolog 3 isoform X2 — protein: MPAHFSDSPDTEACYKMLLVSQTGLTSDQIMRMHRPGSLTEKTQINGRWLDSSRTLLQQGLKEHDCLWLRFKYYSFFDLEPKYDAVRINQLYEQARWAVLLEETDCTEEEMVVFAALQYHINELSLNANPAEQSGDSGLDDLDKALATLEVKLEGSSATPSFLDSLTAIPELKDYLRIFRPRKLTLKGYKQYWVIFKETSISYYKSPKEALGEPVQQLSLKGCEVVPDVNISGQKFCIKLLVPSPDGMSEVHLRCADEQQYARWMAGCRLAAKGKTMADASYQAEVENILSFLKLQRTNPDASLAPEAEGAQWLMSPRYQKKFKPKQLTPRILEAYQNVAQLSLPDAKMKFIQVWQSLPDFGISYFAVRFKGSRKDEILGIANNRLIRIDLAVGDVVKTWRFSNMRQWNVNWDIRQVAIEFDEHINVAFSCISAGCKIVHEYIGGYIFLSTRTADRSQTLDEELFHKLTGGHEAL